ACAGCACCGCGCGGGAGGAATTCACGATCACCGTCCCGCCGTCCTTGCGCCAGCCGGCCGAGACCGTGGCGGCCGCGTCGCCCCCCTGGGCGCCCACGCCCGGGATCAGCAGCGGCAGCGTCGGGGCGAGCTCGCGCACGCGCTCGATCTCCTTCGGATAGGTCGCGCCGACCACCAGCCCCAGCTGGCCGTTGACGTTCCAGTCGCTCTCGGCCAGCGCGGCCAGGTGCTCGAACAGGCGCGGCTGGCCGGGCACGTCGGCCAGGCGCTGCATCTGCCAGTCGTCGCCGCCCGGGTTGGACGTGCGGCACAGCAGGAAGGCGCCCTTGTCGGCGTAGCGCAGGTAGGGCTCGACGCTGTCGCGGCCCATGAACGGCGACAGCGTCACCGCGTCGGCCTGGTAGCGCTCGAAGGCCTCGCGGGCGTACTGCTCGGCGGTGGCGCCGATGTCGCCGCGCTTGGCGTCCAGGATCACCGGGACGTGCGGCGCGTTGCGCTTGATGTGGGCCATCAGCTGCTCGAGCTGGTCCTCGGCGCGGTGCGCGGCGAAGTAGGCGATCTGCGGCTTGTACGAGCTCACCACGTCCTTGGTGGCGTCGACGATGGCGGCGCAGAAGTCGTAGATCCGGCCGGCGTCGCCCTTCCAGTGGGTCGGGAACTTCGCGGGATCGGGATCCAGCCCCACGCACAGCAGGGAGTCGTTCAGGCGCTCGGCGGCCTGCAGCTTCGACATGAATTTCATGTGCGGTATTGTCCCGCTTTTGCTTGAGATGACATCCGGGGGCGACGTCCCCGGGCGCTGGGAGGCGGGGATGGACGTGTTGAGAACGGCGCGACTGCGCCTGCGGTGGTTCCGGCAGTCGGATGCGGCCTTCGTCCGCGGGCTGCTCAACGAGCCGGCCTGGATCGCGCACATCTACGACGCGCAGGTCCGCACCGACGAGCAGGCCGCGGCCTGGATCCGCGAGCGGCTGGAGGCGCGCTACTGGCTGCTGGGCTACGGCTTCTGGGCCGTCGAGCGGCTGGAGGACGGCGAACTGCTCGGCCTGGCCGGCGTGATCCAGCGCGAGGGGCTGCCGCATCCGGACATCGGCTACGGTTTCCCGGAACGGTTCTGGGGTCAGGGCTACGCGCGGGAGGCGGCGGCGGCCACCTTCGACTACTGCCGGCAGGTGCTCGGCCTGCGGCACCTGCTGGGCACGACGGCGCCGGAGAACCATCCGTCCGGTCGCGTGCTGCTCGCGATCGGCATGAACGACGACGGTCTCCAGCAGACCGAGGCGCATGAGGGCCTGTCCCGGGTCTATTCCTGGCACGACCCGGCACCGCCTTCCGACGCCGACGAGATCGCCGCGCTGCGACACCGCTGGCATGCCGCGCTGCGCGGACCGGCGCGGCCGGCGCTGACGGCCTGCGTGACGCCGGAAGTCGTCGATCGCGTGATGGCCAGCCGCACGGACCTGTCGCCGCAGGCGCTGGACCACCTGGCGCAGCGCTGGGCGCCGCTGGCCGACGATCCGACGCTGCGGGCCGTGCGCACGCCCGCGGGCTGGCGGCTGGACGTGCCGGCTGATCGCTGAGACCGGAAGACACGCACCGGAAGACACGCACCGGAAGGCGTGCGCCGGAAGACGCGCGCGTGCGCAGGCGCGCTTAAGCGTGGCTGAAGTCGGCGGGGCGAGGCCTCGCCTATGCTCGCCGCCATGGACATTCCTGCTCAGACCGCCGCGCGCATCCTGCTCATCGAGGACGACGAGCGCCTGGCGCAACTGGTCGCCGATGCGCTCAGCAAGGCCAACTACGCGGTGACGATCTGCGGCGACGGCCTGGCCGGCGAGGCGCTGATGCGCCAGGAGTCCTTCGACCTGGTGCTGCTGGACGGGCACCTGCCGGGCAAGGACGGCTTCGACGTGCTGCGCGACACGCGCCGCGATTTCGCCGGTCGCATCGTGATGCTGACCGCGCGGGACGACGACATCGACCAGGTGCTCGGCCTGGAGGGCGGCGCGGACGACTACATCGCCAAACCCGTCGCTCCGCGCGTGCTGCTGGCGCGGCTGAAGGCGCTGCTGCGACGCGACGCGCTGCCGGCGGCGCATCCGGTCGGCGAGGCGCTGCACTTCGGACCGCTCACGCTGCTGCCGCAATCGCGCGAGCTGCGCCTGAACGGCGAACCTGTCGTCCTCACGACCGCCGAATACGAGCTGCTGAACTTCCTCGCGCATCGCGCGGGGCAGGTCGTCAGCCGCGACGACATCATGCAGGGCCTGCGCGGGCTGGAGTTCGACGGGCTGGACCGCGCGATCGACGCGCGCATCTCGCGGCTGCGCAAGAAGATCGGCGACGACGCGCAGGCGCCGGTGCGGATCAAGACGGTGCGCGGCCAGGGTTACCTCTTCGCGATCGACTGATGGCCGGGATCACGCTGCGCGCCTCGCTGTTGCGGATGGCGCTGGGACTCGGGCTGGCGGTGCTGGCGCTGATCCTGCTCGTCGAAGGGCTGGTGCTGATCGGCGCGTCCGAGGTCACCAACGACTACGTCCGCAACTTCATGCGCGGCACGGTGGACCTGCTGGTGCGGGACCTCGCGCCGCTGGATCCGCCGGCGCGGCGCGAGCGGGTGAGGGAGCTCGACGCGCAGTTCGACTATCCCGTGCGGCTGATCCGCACCGACCTGTCGGAACTGAACGCGGACCAGCGCCGCCGGCTCGAACGCGGCGAGGTGCTGGTCACCGGCTTCAACCGCCGCATCTACGCGGCGCTGCCGGGCGAGCCGGATCAACTGCTGCTGCTCGGGCCGCTCGATTCCAAGCGGGCGGGCGAGCTGCCGAAGGAACTCGCCGCGCAGCTGGGCGTGGCGGTCGTGATCGCGTTGGCGGTCGCGTTGATCGCGTGGTGGCAACTGAGGCCGCTGTGGCGCGATCTGCGCGGGCTGCAGCGCGCGGCCGAGCGTTTGAGCGCCGGACGGCTCGACACCGAATTGCCGCCGTTGAAGAGCCGGCTCTTCGCGCCCGTTGCCGCGGCCACGCGCGCGATGCTGGAGCGGCTGGCCGCCGCGATGGCGACGCAGCGTGAGCTGACCGGCGCGGTCTCGCATGAACTGCGCACGCCGCTGGCGCGGCTGCGTTTCGCGGTCGATGCGCTCGTCGACGAGGACGACCGCGACCGGCGCGAGCAGGCGGTGATGGCCTGCGAGCGCGACATCGCCGAACTCGACGAACTCATCGATGCGAGCCTGACGCTGGCGCGGCTCGACATGGGCGCGCTGCAGCCGCATGTGATGCAGGGGAACCTGGGCGACATGCTGGCGAAGGAGGCGGCGTCGCTGGCGCCCTTGCTCGACGGCAAGGCCTTGGACACGGACCTGCGCCTGCCCGATGTGCTGCCCTTCGACGAGCGGCTGCTGCCTTACGCGATCCGCAACGGGCTGCGCAACGCGGCGCGGTATGCGAAGGGCCGCATCCTGTTGACCGCGTGGGTCGAGGCGGGCCAGCTCTGGCTCGCGATCGACGACGACGGCGAAGGCGTGCCACCGTCGCTGCGGGAGGCGGCGTTCGAACCCTTCAAGCGGCTCGAACGCAAGGGCCGCGGCACGCGCGGCTTCGGCCTGGGCCTGGCGATCGTGCGGCACGTCGCGCATGCGCACGGCGGGCATGCGCGACTCGGCGAAGCGCCGCGACTCGGCGGCGCACGACTGCTGCTGTACTGGCCGGCCACCGCGGTCTGAAGGGCGCTCTCCGCCCCGCGTGAAGCTTCGTCAAGCGCTGCGTGCGCCGCTGTCATCGACCGTCACACAAGCGCTCAACTCGCTCCACAGACGCGGCGAGGTCGAATTCCCAGAATGAGGCCCATGTCGAACGAGCCTGGCGGTTGTCCAAGGCACCCCCGGACGACAGATCGGTCAACAGCTCTGAAGGAGTTCCAGATGAACAGCAACAACAACACCCGCACTTCGATCAACGGCAAGAAGGCCGGCCTGCTGGCCGCCGCGGCCGTCGCGCTGACCCTGGGCGTGGGCGTCGCGCACGCCGATCCGGTGACCCCGTACTACATCGGCGGCGACGTCGGCAAGACCACGCAGCGCGTGGACGGCAATTCGCAGAAGCGCACTTCGGACAGCTACAGCATCTTCGGCGGCTACAAGTTCAACGAGAACTTCGCCGCTGAAGTGGGCTACTCCGACCTGGGCAAGGTCGACTTCGGCGGCGTGACCGCGAAGAACAAGGTGTACTCGCTGGACGGCATCGCCCGCGCCCCGCTGGGCAAGGGCTTCGGCGTCTACGGCAAGGTCGGCGTGGCGTATGCCGAGCGCGACTTCAGCAACGGCCTGGGCGACAAGGACAAGACCGGCCTGAAGCTGGGTGTCGGCGTCGACTACGCGCTGACGAAGAACGTCTCGCTGCGCGCCGAAGCCACCCGCTTCAACAACATGCCGCAAGCCAACGGCTTCGACAAGAAGGACGACCGCCTGAGCATGGGCGTCGCGTACCAGTTCTGATCGACTTCGGTTGACCGGTGCCGATTCCCCCCGGCACCGGCGCCTGACGGGGCTGCTCCGAGCGACACCCGACCCCCCGATTCCCCGGCAGGTGCAAGGGCAGTGCAGAAATGCACTGCCCTTTTTTCATTGCCGCCGGACAGGGGCGAGTCGTGCTCGCGGCGCGTGACCGGCCTCGTCGACGCACAGGCGGGTCATGGGCGTCAGTCGCCGTTCTCGATGGAATGCGAACGCGCCGTCACCCGACGGTGTGATTCATCGACGCCAAGGTCGTGAATCAACTTCCTTTCCGGGAACATCGACATGAACGTTCTGACAACCTCTTGTGAATCGCGCGACCTGGAGTTCCGCGAGCTGACCGACGCGGAGATCGACACCGTGCACGGCGGCGATTCGTGGGCGGGCACGCCTGAAGGCCGCGCCACCGCCGACGCCACGGCCTGCGCCAACACCATCCTCGCGTGGAGCGGCATCGGCTCCACGGTGGGCGGCATCGGCGGCAGCTTCATCACCGTGCTGGGCGGCTGGGCCATCGGCGGCGGGCTGGCGGCGGAGTACTCCAAGGCATGCAACATCACGCGGTGAACCCGGACGCCTCCGCGCAACCGCCGCAAGGCGGTCTGCCCCGGACCGTGGCGCGCGTGGTCGCCGCGGGCGCGGGCGCCCGTCTCGTGCTCGCGCTGCCGGGGTGCTGCGCGGCGTGGTCGTACCCGCAGCTCTTCCTGGCAATGCTGGGCGCGCTCGTGTGGGGCGCCGTCGTCTTCCGCGTGACGGCGGTGTTCCTGGCGGCGGCTGTCGACGCGACACGTCCCCGGGTCTCGCGAGCGACCGTCGCCGTGCTGGGCCTCGTGGTCGCGGCGATCGGCGCGGAAGCCTTCCGCGCGCTCGCGGACGTCACGTCTGAATCCGTGATGGCCGCGGCGCTGGAAGTCCTCGCCGTGAGCTGGATCGCAGGCTGCGTGATCCTCGTCGGGCGCCGCTGGCGTCAGTCTCCAAACGCTGATCGGAACGACCGATAGCAAAAAGGGGCAGTGCCTGTTTGCACTGCCCCTTCTTTGCGATCAAGCGACGTTGACGTCGATGTCGATGTCGACGTCGATCGATCAGATCCGCTTGGCCAGCGCTTCCGCCGTGCCGGTGTAGTTGCCCGGCGTCATTGCCAGCAGGCGTTGCTTCTCGGCTTCGGGCAGCTCCAGACCCTGGATGAAGGTCTGGATCGATTCACGCGTGATCGCCTTGCCGCGCGTCAGTTCCTTCAGGCGCTCGTACGGGTTGGGCAGCGCGTAGCGGCGCATCACGGTCTGGATCGGCTCGGCCAGCACTTCCCACGAGCTGTCCAGGTCCGCGTCCAGCGCGGCCTGGTTGAGTTCCAGCTTGTCGAGGCCCTTGGTGAGCGAGTCGTAGCCCAGCAGCGCATAGCCCAGCGCCACGCCCATGTTGCGCAGCACCGTCGAGTCCGTCAGGTCCCGCTGCCAGCGGGAGATCGGCAGCTTCTGGCTCAGGTGCGTGAGCACCGCGCTGGCCAGTCCGAAGTTGCCTTCGGCGTTCTCGAAGTCGATCGGGTTGACCTTGTGCGGCATCGTCGACGAGCCGATCTCGCCGGCCTTCGTCTTCTGCTTGAAGTAGCCCAGCGACACATAGCCCCACACGTCGCGCGACCAGTCCACCAGGATGGTGTTGGCGCGCGTCACGGCGTCGAACAGCTCGGCCATGTAGTCGTGCGGCTCGATCTGGATCGTGTAGGGGTTGAAGGTCAGGCCCAGCTGCTGCTCGATCACCGACTGGCTGAACGCCTCCCAGTCCTTCTCCGGATAGGCCGACAGGTGCGCGTTGTAGTTGCCCACGGCGCCGTTCATCTTGGCCAGCAGCTTCACCTCGGCGATCACGGTGCGCGCGCGGCGCAGGCGCGCCACCACGTTCGCGATCTCCTTGCCGACGGTGGTCGGGCTGGCGGTCTGGCCGTGCGTGCGGCTCAGCATCGGCGCGGCGGCGTGGGTCCGGGCCATCGCGGTCATCTTCTCGATGACGCGGTCCAGCGCGGGCAGGATCACCTGGTCGCGCGCGGCTTTCAGCATCAGGCCGTGGCTGGTGTTGTTGATGTCCTCGCTGGTGCAGGCGAAGTGCACGAACTCGCCGGCGCCTTCCAGCTCCGCCTTGCCGGCGAACTGCTGCTTGATCCAGTACTCCACCGCCTTGACGTCGTGGTTGGTCGTCTTCTCGATGTCCTTGATCGCCTGCGCATCGGTCTCGGAGAAGTCGGCCACCAGCGCCCGCAGGAACTCGCGCGAGGCGGTCGACAGCGGCTTCAGTTCAGCCAGGCCGGCGTCCGACAGCGCGATGAACCATTCGATCTCCACCTGGACGCGGCGGTGCATCAGGCCGAATTCGGACAGCAGCGGGCGCAGCGCGGCCATGCGCGACGCATAGCGGCCATCCAGGGGCGACAGGGCGGTGAGGGCGGAAAGATTCATGGCGCGCAAGGGCCGGAACCGGCCGTTCAAGGGGGTGGGACAAACCCGCGGATTCTACAGAGCGGGTCACAATGGCCCCCGCTCCGATCTGCCACCCCCCGAGGGGAGGCCTCCGGCGGGCGGGGAGCAAGGACTTTGAGGGAAGGGTCGAGGGAAGGCATGCAAGAGAGAAGTCAACGCAAGGGCGCCGCCTGGATGGCCGCCCGAACGCTCGTCACGGCCGCGGCATCCGCCGTCACGATGACCCTGATGAGCGGCTGCAAGCCCGCCGGCGACGCCCCCCGGCCGCTGGCGCCGGTCGAGGCGGCGTCGGCCAGTCCGGCGGTCAGCGCCACGCTGCGCAAGCAGAGCGACGAGGTGCTGGCGCGCTACCGCCAGATGATCGTGCTGATGGACGGCGAAGCCGCGCTCAAGCCCGCTGAACGCGATGCGGTGCGGTCCGTCGGCATGCTGCTCTTCCACGACATGCAGGACAGCATCCGCGCCCTGGGCGAGACGGCCTCGAAGAGCACCGACCCCGCCGGCCTGGCCGCGCTCTCGGAGCTGCTCGACCGCATCGAGCAGGAGCCGTCGTGGTTCGACGCCGACCGGCTCGCCTTCAAGGAATTCCTGACGCAGCTCTCGCAGCAATTCTCGACTTCGCAGAGCATCGCCGGCCTCAAGCTGGCCAAGCGCGCGGGCGAAGATCTTGGTGTGCTGGGCGAGATCGAGAACGCCTACGAGCAGGAACTGCGCGACACCTTCGGCCGCTTCGCGCAGCGCGGCATCGTGCCCAAGCGCGAGAAGTGGACCGACTACGTCGCCAAGCTCAAGGGCCTGTACGCGCGCGACCGCATCCTGAAGGACTACGCGACCATCCTGCCGGACCTGCAGGCGCGTCCGAGCGTCACGGAGGGCCCGGATGAGACCGTGGCTTCGACGTCCAGCGGGCAGACGGCGACCGCGCCTGCCGCACCGGCTGCGACGCGCGGACCCAGCAAGCAGGAGCGCGAGTTCTTCGGCCGCCAGCTGCCGCCCAAGACGGTGCTGCTGACCTTCGACGACGGTCCGCACCCGCGCTACACCGACGAGATCCTGGAGATCCTCAAGCGCTACCAGGCGCCCGCCGTGTTCTTCGAACTGGGCCGCAACCTCGGCAGCGTCGACGCCAACGGCAAGATCAAGCCGGGCCCGGGCAGCGAGGTCGCCAAGCGCGTGCTCGCCGCCGGCCACCCGATCGCGAACCACAGCTTCAGCCACGGCGTGATGTCGAAGTTCGAGCTCGACAAGGTCCGCCAGGAAGCCAGCTCCACCGAAGCGCTGCTCGACGCCGCCGGCCGCGACGGCCAGGCGCTGTTCCGCTTTCCCTACGGCGCGCGCAACGACGCGGCGCTGGGCGCGATCGAGGCGCTCAAGCTGCGCTCGATGATGTGGAACGTCGACTCGCTGGACTGGTCCGACCCGATCCCCAAGTCCATTGCGGCGCGCGTGCTGGGCGAGCTTGGCAAGCAGCAGCGCGGCATCGTGCTGTTCCATGACATCCACGCGCGCACCGTCGAGGCGCTGCCGCTGGTGCTCGACCAGCTGAAGGCCGAGGGCTACAAGTTCGCGGCCTGGAAGGACGGCAAGATCGTCGCGGCCGACACGCCCGCCGCGGACGCGGCGCCGCCGGATCTCGCGGGCGCGAACCTCTATCGCGACAGCGTCGCGCTCGTGATCGGCATCGACCAGTACAAGGCCTGGCCGCGACTGCAGCATGCGGTGCGCGACGCCCGCGCCGTCCAGGAGACGCTGCAGACGCAATTCGGCTTCCGGCCGGAGAACGTCACCACGCTGACCGACGGCGACGCGACGCGCGCCAACATCCTGCGCGCGCTCAACGGCATGGCGCGCAAGGGCGGCGACGGCAAGCTCAAGCGCGACGACCGCGTGTTCGTCTTCTTCGCCGGCCACGGCAGCACGCGCAAGCTGCCGAGCGGGCGCGACGTCGGCTACATCATCCCGGTCGACGCCGGCACCGACGACCTGCAGACCGACGCGATCGCGATGCCGCAGCTGCAGGAACTCAGCGAGGCGCTGCCGGCCAAGCATGCGTTCTTCGTCATCGATGCCTGCTACTCGGGCCTCGGACTGACGCGCGGCGGCGCGCCGGGCGGCAGCTCGAACTTCGTGCGCGACAACGCGCGCCGCATGGGCCGTCAGATGATGACGGCCGGCGGCGCCGACCAGCAGGTCGCCGACGACGGTCCGGGCGGACATTCGGTCTTCACCTGGACGCTGCTGCAGGCCCTGTCCGGCAAGGCCGACCTCAACGGCGACGGCCTGATCACCGCGACCGAGCTGGCGGCCTATGTGGCGCCGGCGGTCTCCGCGATCGCGCACCAGACGCCGGCCTTCGGCAGCCTGCCGGGCAGCGAGGGCGGCGAGTTCATCTTCGAACTCGCGTCCACGCAGGAGCAGGCGCTCAGCGGCGACAGCAACCAGCTCGACGCCAAGACGAGCGCGCTCGCGAAGCAGGCCGACGACGCCCGCAACGCGCAGCTGCAGCCGGTGGCGCAGGCCTCCGCGCCGACCGGCGCCGCGCCCGGATCGCCCGCTGCCAGCGCGACCTCGGTGCAGGTCACGCTGAAGGGTCTGGACGGCACGGACACGGCGATCGCCACGAGCGCCGCGCCGGCGCCGACCAGTGCGCGCATCGCGGCGCAACGCGCCAACGACCGCGGCCTGCAGCTCTACAAGGAGCGCCGCTACGACGAGGCCGAGGCCGCGTTCACCGAGGCGCTCAAGCTGCAGCCCAAGTTCGCACTGGCGGCCAACAACCTGGGCTTCATCTACTACAAGCGCGACAAGCCGGCCGAGGCGGCGCGCTGGTACCGCAAGGCGATCGAGATGGACGGCAGCCGCGCGCTGGCGCACCTGAACCTCGGCGACGCGCTGCTGCGGGCGGGCGACGACGCGGGCGCGCAGGCGGCGTACCGGGCGTTCATCGAACTCTCGCCCAAGCATGCGCGGGCGGCGGAGCTCAAGGCCTGGATCGAGCATCCGGAAAGCGCGAAGAAGCCGGAACCGCCGCGCTGAGCGAGCGTTGGAAAGGACCGACGGCGGGCGGGTTGTCCCTGATGCGAGGGGCATTCCGCCTGCTGCTTAATCCGTCCTTTCCCGCTCGGTTGACGACTGGTTACCGCTCCGCTCGATGCTTTCCCTGGCCTCCGATGGCGCCGCACCGCGCCTGATCCGCGTGCATCAGATTGATCCCCTTGCCTGGGCGCCGCTGCTTGCAGCGAGCGAGAGCGAGGGGCGGCAGATGCTGCGCCGTCTGATGGACGAATGGCGCAGCGGCGCCAACCGCTACGAGCAGCCCGGCGAGTCGCTGTGGGCCTGGCTCGATGCGAACGGGCAGGTCATCGCGGTGGGCGGGCTCAACGTCGAACCGCCGCCCGGACGCCCCGGCACCGGCCGCATGCGTCGCTTCTACGTGCATCCCGACTGGCGCGGTCACGGCTTTGCGAAGCGCCTCGTGAACGCGGTGCTTGCCAGTGCGCAGGGTCACTTCAGCCGCTTGCACGTCAATTGCGAAGAAGCGGATTCAGCGACCTTCTGGACGCGTTGCGGCTTCGCGCCGATCGATGCAACCCTCGATCCCATCGAGCGTCCCGCGCGCTACACCCACGTGCGGCTGCTGCCGCAGTTCCAGGCCGCGTAAGGTCAGGCCGTCTTCGGCGGCCAGTGTTTCGCGCACACCTCGGCGACGTGGGGCAGCGCTTCGATGCGCTGGAGCAGCGCGAAGAACTCCGGCCGATTCGCTTCCAGGTATTTCCTGGCCCCCGACCACTTCGACACGATCACGGCCATCGCGTCGAGCGCGCCTGGCTTGGCCCCGCTGAGCCAAGGTTGCCCGGGGAACATGTCCGCGAAGATCTCCCAGTGCTTGTGCAGGCGCGCCTTCGTGCCGGCGATGATGGCCTCGCGGTCGTCCTTGTCGGTGCGGGTCGAGTAGCGTGCCGGGTAGTCGATGATGCTGATGCAGCTGTAGCAGTTGGCCGCGATATAGACGAGGCCGCGCAGGATCTGATCGCGATGGCGCTCGTCGCTGCCCAGCAGTCCCGCGTCGGGGAAACGCAGGCCGAGGTGCATCAGGATGGCGCCGCTCTCGGTGAGCACGGCATCGTCGGGCGTGTGCAGCGTCGGAATCTGCATCAGCGGATTGAGCGCACGCAGCGCGTCCTGCTCCGACGCGTTCTCCCACGAGGACGCATGCACGGTGCGGTACTCCTGGCCGCACCAGCGCAGGCCGATCTCGACGATCGCCGAGCCGGAGCCTTGCGTGCCGTAGAGGACGTAGCCGTCGTTGGATGTCGAGGTGGAAGCCGAGGGGGAGGCGGTCATCACGATCTCCGCGAAAGAGGAGCGGAGAGTGTAGGAGCGTCGATCAGCGCTCGAAGAACCGCATCCGCTCTTCGTCCGCCGGATGCGAGTTGAACGCGATGCGCAGCAGCTCGCCCGCGCCGGCCTTGGCCTGTTCGCCGATGTCGCGGCCGAGGCTGTGAGGTTCGGAGGCGCGCTCGGCACGCGCTTGGGCGGAGCGC
This genomic stretch from Mitsuaria sp. 7 harbors:
- the pyrF gene encoding orotidine-5'-phosphate decarboxylase; translated protein: MKFMSKLQAAERLNDSLLCVGLDPDPAKFPTHWKGDAGRIYDFCAAIVDATKDVVSSYKPQIAYFAAHRAEDQLEQLMAHIKRNAPHVPVILDAKRGDIGATAEQYAREAFERYQADAVTLSPFMGRDSVEPYLRYADKGAFLLCRTSNPGGDDWQMQRLADVPGQPRLFEHLAALAESDWNVNGQLGLVVGATYPKEIERVRELAPTLPLLIPGVGAQGGDAAATVSAGWRKDGGTVIVNSSRAVLYASASEDFAAAARRVALATREALRPTAAA
- a CDS encoding GNAT family N-acetyltransferase, giving the protein MDVLRTARLRLRWFRQSDAAFVRGLLNEPAWIAHIYDAQVRTDEQAAAWIRERLEARYWLLGYGFWAVERLEDGELLGLAGVIQREGLPHPDIGYGFPERFWGQGYAREAAAATFDYCRQVLGLRHLLGTTAPENHPSGRVLLAIGMNDDGLQQTEAHEGLSRVYSWHDPAPPSDADEIAALRHRWHAALRGPARPALTACVTPEVVDRVMASRTDLSPQALDHLAQRWAPLADDPTLRAVRTPAGWRLDVPADR
- a CDS encoding winged helix-turn-helix domain-containing protein; translated protein: MDIPAQTAARILLIEDDERLAQLVADALSKANYAVTICGDGLAGEALMRQESFDLVLLDGHLPGKDGFDVLRDTRRDFAGRIVMLTARDDDIDQVLGLEGGADDYIAKPVAPRVLLARLKALLRRDALPAAHPVGEALHFGPLTLLPQSRELRLNGEPVVLTTAEYELLNFLAHRAGQVVSRDDIMQGLRGLEFDGLDRAIDARISRLRKKIGDDAQAPVRIKTVRGQGYLFAID
- a CDS encoding ATP-binding protein: MAGITLRASLLRMALGLGLAVLALILLVEGLVLIGASEVTNDYVRNFMRGTVDLLVRDLAPLDPPARRERVRELDAQFDYPVRLIRTDLSELNADQRRRLERGEVLVTGFNRRIYAALPGEPDQLLLLGPLDSKRAGELPKELAAQLGVAVVIALAVALIAWWQLRPLWRDLRGLQRAAERLSAGRLDTELPPLKSRLFAPVAAATRAMLERLAAAMATQRELTGAVSHELRTPLARLRFAVDALVDEDDRDRREQAVMACERDIAELDELIDASLTLARLDMGALQPHVMQGNLGDMLAKEAASLAPLLDGKALDTDLRLPDVLPFDERLLPYAIRNGLRNAARYAKGRILLTAWVEAGQLWLAIDDDGEGVPPSLREAAFEPFKRLERKGRGTRGFGLGLAIVRHVAHAHGGHARLGEAPRLGGARLLLYWPATAV
- a CDS encoding outer membrane beta-barrel protein, whose protein sequence is MNSNNNTRTSINGKKAGLLAAAAVALTLGVGVAHADPVTPYYIGGDVGKTTQRVDGNSQKRTSDSYSIFGGYKFNENFAAEVGYSDLGKVDFGGVTAKNKVYSLDGIARAPLGKGFGVYGKVGVAYAERDFSNGLGDKDKTGLKLGVGVDYALTKNVSLRAEATRFNNMPQANGFDKKDDRLSMGVAYQF
- the purB gene encoding adenylosuccinate lyase, encoding MNLSALTALSPLDGRYASRMAALRPLLSEFGLMHRRVQVEIEWFIALSDAGLAELKPLSTASREFLRALVADFSETDAQAIKDIEKTTNHDVKAVEYWIKQQFAGKAELEGAGEFVHFACTSEDINNTSHGLMLKAARDQVILPALDRVIEKMTAMARTHAAAPMLSRTHGQTASPTTVGKEIANVVARLRRARTVIAEVKLLAKMNGAVGNYNAHLSAYPEKDWEAFSQSVIEQQLGLTFNPYTIQIEPHDYMAELFDAVTRANTILVDWSRDVWGYVSLGYFKQKTKAGEIGSSTMPHKVNPIDFENAEGNFGLASAVLTHLSQKLPISRWQRDLTDSTVLRNMGVALGYALLGYDSLTKGLDKLELNQAALDADLDSSWEVLAEPIQTVMRRYALPNPYERLKELTRGKAITRESIQTFIQGLELPEAEKQRLLAMTPGNYTGTAEALAKRI
- a CDS encoding polysaccharide deacetylase family protein, with the protein product MQERSQRKGAAWMAARTLVTAAASAVTMTLMSGCKPAGDAPRPLAPVEAASASPAVSATLRKQSDEVLARYRQMIVLMDGEAALKPAERDAVRSVGMLLFHDMQDSIRALGETASKSTDPAGLAALSELLDRIEQEPSWFDADRLAFKEFLTQLSQQFSTSQSIAGLKLAKRAGEDLGVLGEIENAYEQELRDTFGRFAQRGIVPKREKWTDYVAKLKGLYARDRILKDYATILPDLQARPSVTEGPDETVASTSSGQTATAPAAPAATRGPSKQEREFFGRQLPPKTVLLTFDDGPHPRYTDEILEILKRYQAPAVFFELGRNLGSVDANGKIKPGPGSEVAKRVLAAGHPIANHSFSHGVMSKFELDKVRQEASSTEALLDAAGRDGQALFRFPYGARNDAALGAIEALKLRSMMWNVDSLDWSDPIPKSIAARVLGELGKQQRGIVLFHDIHARTVEALPLVLDQLKAEGYKFAAWKDGKIVAADTPAADAAPPDLAGANLYRDSVALVIGIDQYKAWPRLQHAVRDARAVQETLQTQFGFRPENVTTLTDGDATRANILRALNGMARKGGDGKLKRDDRVFVFFAGHGSTRKLPSGRDVGYIIPVDAGTDDLQTDAIAMPQLQELSEALPAKHAFFVIDACYSGLGLTRGGAPGGSSNFVRDNARRMGRQMMTAGGADQQVADDGPGGHSVFTWTLLQALSGKADLNGDGLITATELAAYVAPAVSAIAHQTPAFGSLPGSEGGEFIFELASTQEQALSGDSNQLDAKTSALAKQADDARNAQLQPVAQASAPTGAAPGSPAASATSVQVTLKGLDGTDTAIATSAAPAPTSARIAAQRANDRGLQLYKERRYDEAEAAFTEALKLQPKFALAANNLGFIYYKRDKPAEAARWYRKAIEMDGSRALAHLNLGDALLRAGDDAGAQAAYRAFIELSPKHARAAELKAWIEHPESAKKPEPPR
- a CDS encoding GNAT family N-acetyltransferase, which produces MLSLASDGAAPRLIRVHQIDPLAWAPLLAASESEGRQMLRRLMDEWRSGANRYEQPGESLWAWLDANGQVIAVGGLNVEPPPGRPGTGRMRRFYVHPDWRGHGFAKRLVNAVLASAQGHFSRLHVNCEEADSATFWTRCGFAPIDATLDPIERPARYTHVRLLPQFQAA
- a CDS encoding glutathione S-transferase family protein, translated to MTASPSASTSTSNDGYVLYGTQGSGSAIVEIGLRWCGQEYRTVHASSWENASEQDALRALNPLMQIPTLHTPDDAVLTESGAILMHLGLRFPDAGLLGSDERHRDQILRGLVYIAANCYSCISIIDYPARYSTRTDKDDREAIIAGTKARLHKHWEIFADMFPGQPWLSGAKPGALDAMAVIVSKWSGARKYLEANRPEFFALLQRIEALPHVAEVCAKHWPPKTA